From Myxococcus stipitatus, the proteins below share one genomic window:
- a CDS encoding response regulator transcription factor encodes MAERILLVEDDARLGAQIVEHLREAGFESVWWTEGRTLLPGELPDVRLVVLDLMLPGTYGLDMLKALRAFSEVPVLILSARNDTLDKVRALKLGADDYLTKPFWPEELIERVRARLRRPALQKGDAVLELGPLRLDFQGREVRVDGRVVELTRVEFELLAALGRRPGEALTRQWLAEHVLDPEREGTERTLDVHVSRLRRKLAPAQCVETVWGVGYRLVAGAGA; translated from the coding sequence ATGGCGGAGCGAATCCTGCTGGTGGAGGACGACGCTCGGCTCGGGGCGCAGATCGTCGAGCACCTGCGGGAGGCGGGCTTCGAGTCGGTGTGGTGGACGGAGGGCAGGACGCTGCTGCCCGGGGAGCTTCCGGATGTCCGGCTCGTGGTGCTCGACCTGATGCTGCCGGGCACGTACGGCCTGGACATGCTCAAGGCGCTGAGGGCCTTCTCGGAGGTCCCGGTGCTCATCCTCAGCGCGCGCAACGACACGCTGGACAAGGTGCGTGCCTTGAAGCTGGGCGCGGACGACTACCTGACGAAGCCCTTCTGGCCGGAGGAGCTCATCGAGCGGGTGCGGGCGCGCCTGCGCCGTCCGGCGCTCCAGAAGGGCGACGCCGTGCTGGAGCTGGGGCCGCTGCGGCTGGACTTCCAGGGCCGTGAGGTCCGCGTCGATGGGCGGGTGGTGGAGCTGACGCGGGTGGAGTTCGAGCTGCTCGCGGCGCTGGGGCGCAGGCCCGGCGAGGCGCTGACGCGGCAGTGGCTGGCGGAGCACGTGCTGGACCCGGAGCGCGAGGGGACGGAGCGCACGTTGGATGTCCATGTGTCGCGGCTGCGGCGCAAGCTGGCACCCGCGCAGTGCGTGGAGACGGTGTGGGGCGTGGGCTACCGGCTCGTCGCGGGAGCGGGCGCTTGA
- a CDS encoding alpha-1,4-glucan--maltose-1-phosphate maltosyltransferase, whose amino-acid sequence MNDRIGSVFIEGVQPGLDAGRHAVKRVAGERLTVRADIFKEGHDVLVAVVRWRQVAPQGQQTDWAEAPMRALGNDAWEADFPLERNGRYQYTIEAWPDLFRTWTSELKRKVDAGRDVRSELLEGAALLESAAARARGVDADDARLLSEAAVRLRQPAGPELVAVALAPELAAVASNHPDRALARRHETVFEVFADREKARFGAWYEFFPRSAKRDGRTHGTFKDAEAWLPYVQDLGFDVVYLPPIHPIGRTARKGRNNSLKAGPEDVGSPWAIGAAEGGHKAVHPQLGTLADFRHFVEAAQARGIEVALDLAFQCSPDHPYVKEHPEWFQRRPDGTIKTAENPPKRYEDIVNFDWMGPAREALWTELESVVLHWVQQGVRTFRVDNPHTKPIQFWEWLIRRVQDRHPDVLFLSEAFTRPKVMKALAKVGFTQSYTYFTWRNFKGELEAYLEEITRPPVSDYFRGNLWPNTPDILPELLQNAGPGAFRLRAALAATLSSVYGMYCGFELCEGRPLPGKEEYLDSEKYQLVAWDWERPGHIRDWIARLNSARRTLPALHAYDTLRFFESDNERVVFYGKRSVDGTSAVLVAVSLDPYAPQEALLRLPLDWLGAAPDETYQVHERMTDQRSLWQGPDLQVRLTPEQPATIWAVYRFRRTEHAFDYYE is encoded by the coding sequence ATGAACGACAGAATCGGGAGCGTGTTCATCGAGGGAGTGCAGCCTGGATTGGACGCTGGCCGGCACGCCGTCAAGCGCGTCGCCGGGGAGCGGCTCACCGTCCGCGCGGACATCTTCAAGGAAGGCCATGACGTCCTCGTCGCCGTCGTGCGCTGGCGCCAGGTCGCCCCCCAGGGCCAACAGACCGACTGGGCCGAGGCTCCCATGCGTGCGCTCGGCAACGACGCCTGGGAGGCCGACTTCCCGCTCGAGCGCAATGGCCGCTACCAATACACGATTGAAGCCTGGCCGGACCTGTTTCGCACCTGGACGTCCGAGCTGAAGCGCAAGGTGGACGCCGGCCGCGACGTGCGCAGCGAGCTGTTGGAGGGCGCGGCCCTCCTGGAGTCCGCGGCCGCCCGCGCCAGGGGCGTGGACGCGGACGACGCGCGGCTGCTGTCCGAGGCGGCGGTGAGGTTGCGTCAGCCCGCGGGGCCGGAGCTGGTCGCCGTGGCGCTGGCGCCGGAGCTGGCCGCCGTCGCATCGAATCATCCGGACCGCGCGCTGGCCCGGCGCCACGAGACGGTGTTCGAGGTCTTCGCGGACCGGGAGAAGGCGCGCTTCGGCGCCTGGTACGAGTTCTTCCCCCGCTCGGCCAAGCGCGACGGCCGCACGCACGGCACCTTCAAGGACGCGGAGGCGTGGCTGCCGTATGTCCAGGACCTGGGCTTCGACGTCGTGTACCTGCCGCCCATCCACCCCATCGGCCGCACCGCGCGCAAGGGCAGGAACAACAGCCTGAAGGCGGGCCCGGAGGACGTGGGCAGCCCCTGGGCCATCGGCGCCGCCGAGGGGGGACACAAGGCCGTGCACCCCCAGCTGGGGACGCTCGCGGACTTCCGCCACTTCGTGGAGGCGGCGCAGGCGCGCGGCATCGAGGTGGCGCTGGACCTGGCGTTCCAGTGCTCCCCGGACCACCCCTACGTGAAGGAGCACCCGGAGTGGTTCCAGCGGCGCCCGGACGGCACCATCAAGACGGCGGAGAACCCGCCCAAGCGCTACGAGGACATCGTCAACTTCGACTGGATGGGCCCCGCGCGCGAGGCGCTGTGGACGGAGCTGGAGTCGGTGGTGCTGCACTGGGTCCAGCAGGGCGTGCGCACCTTCCGCGTGGACAACCCCCACACCAAGCCCATCCAGTTCTGGGAGTGGCTCATCCGCCGCGTGCAGGACCGCCACCCCGACGTCCTCTTCCTCTCCGAGGCCTTCACCCGCCCCAAGGTGATGAAGGCCCTGGCGAAGGTGGGCTTCACCCAGTCGTACACGTACTTCACGTGGCGCAACTTCAAGGGGGAGCTGGAGGCGTATCTGGAGGAGATCACCCGGCCGCCGGTGTCCGACTACTTCCGCGGCAACCTGTGGCCCAACACGCCGGACATCCTCCCGGAGCTGCTCCAGAACGCGGGGCCCGGCGCGTTCCGCCTGCGCGCGGCGCTTGCCGCCACGCTCTCCTCCGTCTACGGGATGTACTGCGGCTTCGAGCTGTGCGAGGGCCGCCCCCTGCCCGGCAAGGAGGAGTATCTGGACTCGGAGAAGTACCAGCTCGTCGCGTGGGACTGGGAGCGGCCCGGCCACATCCGGGACTGGATTGCCCGCCTCAACTCCGCCCGGCGCACGCTGCCCGCGCTCCACGCGTACGACACGCTGCGCTTCTTCGAGTCCGACAACGAGCGCGTGGTGTTCTATGGCAAACGCTCGGTGGATGGGACGAGCGCCGTCCTGGTGGCGGTGAGCCTGGACCCGTACGCGCCCCAGGAGGCGCTCCTGCGCCTCCCGCTGGACTGGCTGGGCGCGGCGCCGGACGAGACCTATCAGGTCCACGAGCGGATGACCGACCAGCGCTCGCTCTGGCAGGGCCCGGACCTGCAAGTGCGCTTGACACCCGAGCAGCCCGCGACCATCTGGGCCGTCTACCGCTTCCGCCGTACCGAGCACGCGTTCGACTACTACGAGTGA
- the treS gene encoding maltose alpha-D-glucosyltransferase, producing the protein MDLDPLWYKKALIYELHLRAFYDSNGDGHGDIPGLIEKLPYLQDLGIDCLWILPHYPSPLRDDGYDIADFYGVHPDYGTLADFQRLIDEAHKRGIRVITELVVNHTSDQHPWFQEARSDPKSPKRDWYVWSDTDDRYKGARIIFTDTERSNWTWDPVAKQYFWHRFFSHQPDLNYDNPQVQEAMLDVMRFWLNMGVDGFRCDAVPYLFEREGTNCENLTETHAFLKRLRKTIDSEYQGKMLLAEANQWPADVRVYFGDGDEFHMGFHFPVMPRLFMGVRREDRTPIVEIMQQTPDIPETCQWALFLRNHDELTLEMVTDEDRDYMYREYATDPRMRLNLGIRRRLAPLMDNGRRRIELMHSLLFTLPGAPVLYYGDEIGMGDNIYLGDRNGVRTPMQWTGDRNAGFSRADYARLYAPVIADPVYGYQSINVEAQDRVKSSLLQWVKRMIRIRQRYPVFAMGRLRFLPLENRKVLAFVREWEGQTVLVVCSLSRFAQPAVLDLREWEGMVPIEMIGDTPFPVITTQPYQFSMGPYMFLWFRLDKVQTGGSPA; encoded by the coding sequence ATGGACCTGGATCCCCTCTGGTACAAGAAGGCCCTCATCTACGAGCTGCACCTGCGAGCGTTCTACGACTCCAACGGTGATGGCCACGGGGACATCCCGGGCCTCATCGAGAAGCTGCCGTACCTCCAGGACCTGGGCATCGACTGTCTCTGGATCCTCCCGCACTACCCGTCCCCCCTGCGCGACGACGGCTACGACATCGCGGACTTCTACGGCGTGCACCCGGACTACGGCACGCTGGCGGACTTCCAGCGGCTGATCGACGAGGCCCACAAGCGCGGCATCCGCGTCATCACCGAGCTGGTCGTCAACCACACGAGCGACCAGCACCCCTGGTTCCAGGAGGCGCGCAGCGACCCCAAGAGCCCCAAGCGCGACTGGTACGTCTGGAGCGACACGGACGACCGCTACAAGGGCGCGCGCATCATCTTCACCGACACCGAACGCTCCAACTGGACGTGGGATCCGGTGGCCAAGCAGTACTTCTGGCACCGCTTCTTCAGCCACCAGCCGGACCTGAACTACGACAACCCCCAGGTCCAGGAGGCCATGCTGGACGTCATGCGCTTCTGGCTGAACATGGGCGTGGACGGCTTCCGGTGCGACGCGGTGCCCTACCTCTTCGAGCGCGAGGGCACCAACTGCGAGAACCTCACGGAGACGCACGCCTTCCTCAAGCGCCTGAGGAAGACGATCGACTCCGAATACCAGGGGAAGATGCTGCTGGCGGAGGCCAACCAGTGGCCCGCGGACGTGCGCGTCTACTTCGGTGACGGCGACGAGTTCCACATGGGCTTCCACTTCCCGGTCATGCCCCGCCTCTTCATGGGGGTGCGCCGGGAGGACCGCACGCCCATCGTCGAAATCATGCAGCAGACGCCGGACATCCCGGAGACGTGCCAGTGGGCCCTCTTCCTGCGCAACCACGACGAGCTGACGCTGGAGATGGTGACGGACGAGGACCGGGACTACATGTACCGGGAGTACGCCACCGACCCGCGCATGCGCCTGAACCTGGGCATCCGCCGCAGGCTCGCGCCGCTGATGGACAACGGCCGCCGGCGCATCGAGCTGATGCACAGCCTGCTGTTCACCCTGCCGGGCGCGCCCGTCCTCTACTACGGCGACGAGATCGGCATGGGGGACAACATCTACCTGGGCGACCGCAACGGCGTGCGCACGCCCATGCAGTGGACGGGGGACCGCAACGCGGGCTTCAGCCGCGCGGACTACGCGCGCCTGTACGCGCCCGTCATCGCCGACCCCGTCTACGGCTACCAGTCCATCAACGTCGAGGCGCAGGACCGCGTGAAGTCCAGCCTGCTGCAGTGGGTGAAGCGGATGATCCGCATCCGCCAGCGCTACCCCGTGTTCGCGATGGGGCGGCTGCGCTTCCTGCCCCTGGAGAACCGCAAGGTGCTGGCCTTCGTGCGCGAGTGGGAAGGCCAGACGGTCCTCGTGGTCTGCAGCCTGTCCCGCTTCGCCCAGCCGGCGGTGCTGGACCTGCGCGAGTGGGAGGGGATGGTGCCCATCGAGATGATCGGCGACACCCCCTTCCCCGTCATCACCACCCAGCCCTATCAGTTCTCGATGGGGCCCTACATGTTCCTCTGGTTCCGGCTGGACAAGGTTCAGACGGGAGGGAGCCCCGCGTGA
- a CDS encoding sensor histidine kinase: MRLRLRLALTAVVAALPVVGAMAYFQQSLRERSQEEVLEASATAQMLLERARCEASPATWRPRSTERRPPGMPELGGDGPFGGPPPPRVQYFPYDRALDSRNPKAPALSEDLREEALGGAATVVRRSRVDGSRVLDILLRMPWDDGPCVFVLARRTESPNLPLPFFPPLKDWSLLVSIVVAAVVFALGPVVRRIRVLTEEVRASARSRYAQPVSVRGRDEVADLARAFQEARAEIQGQMAQQEAREQTLRDFLANTTHDVMTPLTVLQGNLSAMQQRVARGEAVDPASVASAMNEAHYMASLVHNLAAATRLEAGEPHVQRAPVDLNAVVARVLARHQPIARQQRIALESGVPPGSPVLVSGDVTLIEQAVSNVVGNGVRYGREGGHVAVVLERTRRGHFLLRVLDDGPGIAQEERARLLERGFRTNVARTRAPEGQGLGLHIAHHVAQVHGWTLTLGPSEYGGLEVSFTGQALAPV; this comes from the coding sequence TTGAGGCTGAGGCTGCGGCTGGCGCTCACGGCGGTGGTGGCCGCGCTCCCCGTCGTCGGCGCGATGGCGTACTTCCAGCAGTCGCTGCGCGAGCGCTCGCAGGAGGAGGTCCTCGAGGCGTCCGCGACGGCGCAGATGCTGCTGGAGCGTGCTCGCTGCGAGGCGTCTCCGGCCACCTGGAGGCCGCGGTCCACGGAGCGGCGGCCTCCAGGGATGCCGGAGCTCGGAGGGGATGGGCCTTTCGGTGGCCCCCCACCGCCGCGGGTGCAGTACTTCCCGTACGATCGCGCGCTCGACTCGCGCAACCCGAAGGCGCCCGCGCTGTCGGAGGACCTGCGCGAGGAGGCGCTCGGTGGCGCGGCGACCGTCGTCCGCCGCAGCCGTGTCGACGGCTCGCGGGTGCTCGACATCCTGCTGCGGATGCCCTGGGACGACGGGCCCTGCGTCTTCGTCCTGGCCCGTCGCACGGAGTCACCGAACCTCCCGCTGCCCTTCTTCCCACCGCTCAAGGACTGGTCGCTGCTGGTGTCCATCGTCGTCGCGGCGGTGGTCTTCGCGCTCGGCCCGGTGGTGCGGAGGATCCGCGTGCTCACCGAAGAGGTGCGGGCCTCCGCGCGAAGCCGGTACGCGCAGCCTGTGTCGGTCCGGGGAAGGGACGAGGTCGCGGACCTGGCGCGCGCGTTCCAGGAGGCCCGCGCGGAGATCCAGGGGCAGATGGCCCAGCAGGAGGCCCGCGAGCAGACCCTGCGCGACTTCCTGGCGAACACCACGCATGACGTGATGACGCCGCTCACCGTCTTGCAAGGCAACCTGTCCGCGATGCAGCAGCGCGTGGCCCGCGGCGAGGCCGTGGACCCCGCCTCCGTGGCGTCCGCGATGAACGAGGCGCATTACATGGCCTCGCTCGTCCACAACCTCGCGGCGGCGACACGGCTGGAGGCGGGCGAGCCCCACGTCCAGCGCGCCCCGGTGGACCTCAACGCGGTGGTGGCCCGCGTGCTCGCCCGGCATCAGCCCATCGCTCGCCAGCAGCGCATCGCCCTCGAGAGCGGGGTGCCGCCCGGAAGCCCCGTCCTCGTCTCCGGGGACGTCACGCTCATCGAGCAGGCCGTGAGCAACGTCGTGGGCAACGGCGTCCGGTACGGCAGGGAAGGGGGCCACGTCGCCGTGGTGCTGGAGCGCACGCGGCGGGGGCACTTCCTGCTGCGCGTGCTCGATGATGGGCCTGGCATCGCCCAGGAGGAGCGGGCGCGGCTGCTGGAGCGGGGCTTCCGCACCAACGTCGCCCGGACCCGCGCCCCCGAAGGTCAGGGGCTGGGCCTGCACATCGCCCACCACGTGGCCCAGGTCCATGGCTGGACGTTGACGCTCGGCCCGTCCGAGTACGGCGGGCTCGAGGTGTCCTTCACGGGCCAGGCGCTGGCCCCGGTGTGA
- a CDS encoding maltokinase N-terminal cap-like domain-containing protein gives MTTLDLTKLPEYLKHQRWFAGKAWPIKHVTVVDHTTLQGTPCGMSLAVVEVVYGLGQPERYLLPVKPSPDGVRDALEDDDCLRAIFGLIRDGGQLPSASGRVVGEWIGGDEGLAAGPQTPVRRLMVEQSNTSVVLGEQVIIKVIRKLEAGVNPEHEVGRFLATRTTFRATPTLVGALRLEGVAGATLALAHRFVPNATDGWKYTLDRLRQERPLGERFLGEMEDLGSRLGDLHQAFGSAPPDDPAFAPEPLLQEDLQRWSASIVGELGVTLAEAGKLHPDLEGRRDRLIEYARRLALAPPSGQKLRIHGDLHLGQVLRANNQWLIFDFEGEPARSFTARREKYSPLRDVAGMLRSFDYAEATVALEGGTPRGRVGPSREAFLSGYRKATRDAPFLPSDEASFETMLRAFELEKLLYEVRYEMQNRPDWVRIPVEALLRMEEAP, from the coding sequence GTGACGACCCTGGACCTCACGAAGCTGCCCGAATACCTCAAGCACCAGCGCTGGTTCGCCGGGAAGGCCTGGCCCATCAAGCACGTGACGGTGGTGGACCACACCACCCTGCAAGGCACGCCCTGCGGCATGTCGCTCGCCGTGGTGGAGGTCGTCTACGGGCTGGGCCAACCGGAGCGCTACCTGCTGCCGGTGAAGCCCTCGCCGGACGGCGTGCGCGACGCCCTGGAGGACGACGACTGCCTGCGCGCCATCTTCGGCCTCATCCGCGACGGGGGGCAGCTGCCGTCCGCGTCCGGCCGCGTGGTGGGCGAATGGATTGGTGGCGACGAGGGGCTGGCCGCCGGCCCCCAGACGCCCGTGCGTCGATTGATGGTGGAGCAGAGCAACACCTCCGTGGTGCTGGGCGAGCAGGTCATCATCAAGGTCATTCGCAAGCTGGAGGCCGGGGTGAACCCGGAGCACGAGGTGGGGCGCTTCCTCGCCACGCGGACGACCTTCCGCGCCACGCCGACCCTGGTGGGGGCGCTGCGCCTGGAGGGCGTCGCGGGCGCCACGCTCGCGCTGGCCCACCGCTTCGTCCCCAACGCGACGGATGGCTGGAAGTACACGTTGGATCGGCTCCGGCAGGAGCGACCGCTGGGGGAGCGCTTCCTCGGGGAGATGGAGGACCTGGGCTCGCGCCTGGGAGACCTGCACCAGGCCTTCGGGTCCGCGCCTCCGGACGACCCCGCCTTCGCGCCGGAGCCGCTGCTCCAGGAGGACCTCCAGCGCTGGAGCGCCTCCATCGTCGGGGAGCTGGGCGTGACACTGGCGGAGGCCGGCAAGCTGCACCCCGACCTGGAGGGCCGGAGGGATCGGCTCATCGAGTACGCCCGACGCCTGGCCCTGGCGCCGCCGTCCGGACAGAAGCTCCGCATCCACGGCGACCTGCACCTGGGGCAGGTGTTGCGAGCCAACAACCAGTGGCTCATCTTCGACTTCGAGGGAGAGCCGGCGCGCAGCTTCACGGCGCGGCGGGAGAAGTACAGCCCCCTGCGGGACGTGGCGGGCATGCTCCGCTCGTTCGACTACGCGGAGGCCACGGTGGCGTTGGAGGGCGGCACGCCGCGCGGGCGCGTGGGCCCCAGCCGCGAGGCGTTCCTTTCGGGCTACCGCAAGGCGACGCGGGACGCGCCGTTCCTGCCCTCGGACGAGGCCAGCTTCGAGACGATGCTGCGGGCCTTCGAGTTGGAGAAGCTCCTGTACGAAGTGAGGTATGAGATGCAGAACCGGCCCGACTGGGTGCGAATCCCCGTCGAGGCCCTCTTGAGGATGGAGGAAGCCCCGTGA
- a CDS encoding sigma-70 family RNA polymerase sigma factor: MVPPSPPAPRASDPAADKSLLQQVALGSGAAMREVYARCGARAFAVTLRLLPSRADAEEVLQEAFLEVWRRARDFDPARGGLEAWVATIARTRAIDRLRAQGTVARLAVGAAQQPPPASATPVAPDEAAALGEDRVRVRAALLRLPPEQREVVELAYFEGLSQREISERTGDPLGTVKTRARLGLEKLADLLGEGSDVTGD, from the coding sequence ATGGTGCCTCCCTCACCTCCGGCTCCCCGGGCGAGCGATCCGGCGGCCGACAAATCGCTGCTCCAGCAGGTGGCCCTGGGCAGCGGCGCGGCCATGCGGGAGGTGTACGCGCGATGTGGGGCCCGGGCCTTCGCGGTGACGCTGCGGCTGCTGCCCTCGCGCGCGGACGCGGAGGAGGTGCTCCAGGAGGCCTTCCTGGAGGTGTGGCGCCGCGCGCGGGACTTCGACCCGGCGCGGGGCGGGCTCGAGGCGTGGGTGGCGACCATCGCCCGCACGCGCGCCATCGACCGGCTGCGCGCGCAGGGCACGGTGGCGCGGCTGGCGGTGGGCGCGGCCCAGCAGCCTCCACCGGCGAGCGCGACGCCGGTGGCGCCGGACGAGGCCGCCGCGCTCGGAGAGGACCGCGTGCGAGTCCGCGCGGCGCTGCTGCGGCTGCCGCCCGAGCAGCGCGAGGTGGTGGAGCTGGCGTACTTCGAGGGGCTGTCCCAGCGGGAGATCTCCGAGCGGACGGGGGACCCGCTGGGGACGGTGAAGACGCGGGCGCGGCTCGGGCTGGAGAAGCTGGCCGACCTGCTGGGCGAGGGCTCCGACGTCACGGGAGACTGA
- a CDS encoding SMI1/KNR4 family protein: protein MPPRKKSKSLESELFSALEDGDAKAVARFLEQGAPVDARNEFEQTPLMVATDHKSPELAKLLLEHGADLHAEDGSGLTALLTAVRSGNAPVVALLLERGADVHHACEDDAGNHALTLAVDPNELSGDPSKAVLEALLRAGADPNRPNANDWSPLQLAAGFDDAALTDVLLRGGADPKRGRGVGYLPIDIADNFGHEAVKKRLLAAGSPTLEQAAQARMDRLWKQLGDWFGRKCPPYADQIENMRPATAAQLAALEKALSVELTPDFLAFLRRFGGGTSNGNTPIHIFEYAVLSTKQIQDRWKGLDALRREGTFKKSKPHDLDDTQEEVKVTWWDSGWIPFAQDGGGNLYCVDLAPGPDGSRGQVIAWEMHGGPSVPWASSLDAFFEKYLEVIEAGRTHFDGETLTRDGRWPR from the coding sequence ATGCCGCCCAGGAAGAAATCGAAGTCGCTGGAGTCCGAACTCTTCTCCGCCCTCGAGGACGGTGACGCCAAGGCCGTGGCCCGGTTCCTGGAGCAAGGTGCTCCGGTCGACGCGCGCAACGAGTTCGAGCAGACCCCGCTCATGGTCGCCACCGACCACAAGTCCCCGGAGCTCGCGAAGCTGCTGCTGGAGCACGGCGCGGACCTCCACGCCGAGGATGGGAGCGGGCTCACCGCCCTGCTGACCGCCGTCAGGTCCGGCAACGCCCCCGTGGTGGCCCTCCTGCTCGAACGGGGCGCCGACGTCCACCACGCCTGCGAGGATGACGCCGGCAACCATGCGCTGACGCTCGCGGTCGACCCCAATGAACTGTCGGGGGACCCATCGAAGGCCGTGCTCGAGGCGCTGCTGCGCGCCGGAGCGGATCCGAACCGGCCCAACGCGAATGACTGGTCACCCCTCCAACTCGCCGCGGGCTTCGATGACGCGGCGCTGACCGACGTGCTCCTGCGCGGGGGAGCGGACCCCAAGCGCGGTCGCGGCGTCGGCTACCTGCCCATCGACATCGCCGACAACTTCGGCCACGAGGCCGTGAAGAAGCGCCTCCTGGCGGCGGGGAGTCCCACGCTGGAGCAGGCCGCCCAGGCGCGGATGGATCGCCTCTGGAAGCAGCTGGGAGACTGGTTCGGAAGGAAGTGCCCTCCCTACGCGGACCAGATCGAGAACATGCGCCCCGCCACCGCGGCGCAGCTCGCGGCGCTGGAGAAGGCCCTCTCGGTCGAGCTGACGCCGGACTTCCTGGCGTTCCTCCGGCGCTTCGGAGGCGGGACCTCGAATGGGAACACGCCCATCCACATCTTCGAGTACGCGGTCCTGTCCACGAAGCAGATCCAGGACCGCTGGAAGGGGCTCGACGCGCTTCGTCGGGAAGGGACCTTCAAGAAGAGCAAACCCCACGACCTCGACGACACGCAGGAGGAGGTGAAGGTCACCTGGTGGGACTCCGGCTGGATTCCGTTCGCCCAGGACGGCGGTGGGAACCTGTACTGCGTGGACCTGGCCCCGGGCCCGGACGGTAGCCGGGGCCAGGTGATTGCCTGGGAGATGCACGGCGGGCCCTCGGTCCCCTGGGCCTCCTCGCTCGACGCGTTCTTCGAGAAGTACCTCGAGGTCATCGAGGCCGGCCGCACGCACTTCGACGGGGAGACGCTGACCCGCGACGGGCGCTGGCCGCGCTGA